The Rhododendron vialii isolate Sample 1 chromosome 8a, ASM3025357v1 genome has a window encoding:
- the LOC131299189 gene encoding protein CANDIDATE G-PROTEIN COUPLED RECEPTOR 2-like isoform X1 codes for MTTTQQQQQGLEITRSLSPTSISHSKIDLSLSSSECHGFWRDAALAVPAALFVLYLAFHAKKNLRKLSNGRNYVTIAYYALLWLAALLNLAWCSLQAWQCSSGKEVAWNLLSLFTTAGILCLEISLMAFLIQENHSTGFETLARAFTLSGFIVGVDILLKAIFVFGFRVPLFVDSEETTHRMKWGLWTVSKILLAAVYGFILFVHSSKWQDKLPSRPMFYNYVVTMFLTNAVALFACALAGIGLTFGLWLYNLMLFCYHCLYLPFLYITFSADIFQEEDLRLDNAYYSEMKDAGFFDVDWD; via the exons ATGACAACCacacaacagcaacaacaaGGCCTGGAAATCACTCGTTCTCTCTCACCTACTTCCATTTCTCACTCCAAAatcgacctctctctctcctcgtcgGAGTGCCATGGATTCTGGCGCGACGCGGCTCTGGCGGTTCCGGCTGCGCTCTTCGTCCTCTACTTGGCCTTTCACGCCAAGAAGAACTTAAGGAAACTCAGTAATGGACGGAACTACGTGACGATTGCTTACTACGCACTCCTCTGGTTGGCTGCCCTTCTCAACCTCGCCTGGTGCTCTCTTCAG GCATGGCAGTGCTCTTCTGGGAAGGAAGTTGCATGGAACCTGTTATCTTTGTTCACAACAGCTGGAATACTATGTTTGGAGATTAGCCTAATGGCTTTCTTAATTCAGGAAAACCATTCTACTGGGTTTGAAACGCTAGCACGTGCTTTCACTCTTTCAGGCTTCATTGTTGGTGTTGATATACTTCTCAAG GCAATATTTGTATTTGGATTCAGGGTCCCTCTATTCGTTGACAGTGAAGAAACTACACACAGGATGAAGTGGGGCTTGTGGACCGTTAGCAAAATATTGCTTGCAGCAGTTTATGGCTTCATATTGTTTGTGCACTCATCAAAATGGCAAGACAAGTTGCCAT CAAGACCCATGTTCTACAACTATGTTGTCACCATGTTTTTAACTAATGCAGTGGCATTGTTTGCTTGTGCACTTGCCGGAATTGGGCTTACCTTTGGACTCTG GTTGTACAATTTGATGCTTTTCTGCTATCACTGTCTCTATCTTCCGTTTCTGTATATAACCTTCTCAGCAGATATTTTTCAG GAAGAAGATTTGCGTTTGGACAATGCATATTACTCGGAAATGAAAGATGCAGGATTTTTCGATGTTGATTGGGACTAG
- the LOC131299189 gene encoding protein CANDIDATE G-PROTEIN COUPLED RECEPTOR 2-like isoform X2 yields MTTTQQQQQGLEITRSLSPTSISHSKIDLSLSSSECHGFWRDAALAVPAALFVLYLAFHAKKNLRKLSNGRNYVTIAYYALLWLAALLNLAWCSLQENHSTGFETLARAFTLSGFIVGVDILLKAIFVFGFRVPLFVDSEETTHRMKWGLWTVSKILLAAVYGFILFVHSSKWQDKLPSRPMFYNYVVTMFLTNAVALFACALAGIGLTFGLWLYNLMLFCYHCLYLPFLYITFSADIFQEEDLRLDNAYYSEMKDAGFFDVDWD; encoded by the exons ATGACAACCacacaacagcaacaacaaGGCCTGGAAATCACTCGTTCTCTCTCACCTACTTCCATTTCTCACTCCAAAatcgacctctctctctcctcgtcgGAGTGCCATGGATTCTGGCGCGACGCGGCTCTGGCGGTTCCGGCTGCGCTCTTCGTCCTCTACTTGGCCTTTCACGCCAAGAAGAACTTAAGGAAACTCAGTAATGGACGGAACTACGTGACGATTGCTTACTACGCACTCCTCTGGTTGGCTGCCCTTCTCAACCTCGCCTGGTGCTCTCTTCAG GAAAACCATTCTACTGGGTTTGAAACGCTAGCACGTGCTTTCACTCTTTCAGGCTTCATTGTTGGTGTTGATATACTTCTCAAG GCAATATTTGTATTTGGATTCAGGGTCCCTCTATTCGTTGACAGTGAAGAAACTACACACAGGATGAAGTGGGGCTTGTGGACCGTTAGCAAAATATTGCTTGCAGCAGTTTATGGCTTCATATTGTTTGTGCACTCATCAAAATGGCAAGACAAGTTGCCAT CAAGACCCATGTTCTACAACTATGTTGTCACCATGTTTTTAACTAATGCAGTGGCATTGTTTGCTTGTGCACTTGCCGGAATTGGGCTTACCTTTGGACTCTG GTTGTACAATTTGATGCTTTTCTGCTATCACTGTCTCTATCTTCCGTTTCTGTATATAACCTTCTCAGCAGATATTTTTCAG GAAGAAGATTTGCGTTTGGACAATGCATATTACTCGGAAATGAAAGATGCAGGATTTTTCGATGTTGATTGGGACTAG
- the LOC131299188 gene encoding uncharacterized protein LOC131299188, with protein sequence MFYSRGLPFNLARNPHYVSSYMYAANHSIPGYIPPGYNLLRTRLLQRERANIERLLDPIKGTWKEKGLTIASDGWSDSQRRSLINFMAVTGDAPMFLKAVNCEGEIKDKHFIASLMKEVVIEVGPKNVVQIVTDNTANCKAAGQIIEAQYPHIFWTPYVVHTLNLALKNICAAKNIENNSLVYDECSWITIVVGDASCIKNFIMNHSMRLAIFNEFVSLKLLSVAKTRFASSIVMLRRFKLIKQGLQSMVISTQWNSHREEQGASFVRETLLNGKWWDKVDYILSFTAPIYDMLRECDTDKPTLHLIYDMWDNMIEKVKCVIYKHEEKHLEDESEFYDVVHKIRWNKNNTPLHCLAHALNPRYYSDIWLEEDPKQVPPHKDEEVTNERKKCLKWYLNDSTERTKANMEYAKFSTKEGSFSDVDSIEDRYNMDPHSWWVIHGASAPILQTLALKILTQPSSSSCCERNWSTYSFIHSLRRNKMTPQRAEDLVYIHSNLRLLSRRSPQYCNGVT encoded by the exons ATGTTTTACTCCAGGGGATTGCCTTTCAACTTGGCAAGAAATCCACACTATGTTAGTTCCTACATGTATGCTGCGAATCATAGCATACCCGGATATATACCACCGGGGTACAACTTGTTGAGAACTAGATTGCTTCAAAGGGAAAGGGCGAATATTGAACGGTTGTTAGATCCTATTAAAGGGACATGGAAGGAGAAGGGCTTGACGATTGCAAGTGATGGTTGGAGTGATTCTCAAAGAAGATCTTTAATTAACTTTATGGCAGTCACCGGAGATGCACCTATGTTTCTTAAAGCTGTTAATTGTGAGGGGGAAATAAAGGATAAACATTTCATTGCTTCATTGATGAAGGAGGTAGTTATTGAGGTTGGGCCTAAGAATGTGGTTCAAATTGTTACAGACAATACTGCAAATTGTAAGGCGGCGGGACAAATAATTGAAGCCCAATACCCTCACATCTTTTGGACTCCTTATGTAGTGCACACTCTAAATCTTGCCTTGAAGAACATTTGTGCCGCGAAAAACATTGAGAATAACTCACTTGTGTATGATGAGTGTAGTTGGATTACTATTGTCGTTGGTGATGCAAGTTGCATCAAGAATTTCATAATGAATCACTCGATGAGATTGGCTATTTTTAATGAGTTTGTTTCTTTGAAGTTGCTTTCGGTTGCCAAGACTCGCTTTGCTTCATCCATTGTAATGCTTAGGAGGTTTAAGCTCATCAAGCAAGGTCTTCAATCGATGGTAATTAGTACTCAATGGAATTCTCATAGGGAGGAGCAAGGGGCTTCATTTGTGAGGGAGACTTTGTTGAATGGGAAGTGGTGGGATAAAGTGGACTACATTCTATCATTTACGGCACCTATTTATGACATGCTTAGAGAATGTGACACGGATAAGCCTACTCTTCACTTGATTTACGACATGTGGGATAATATGATTGAGAAAGTGAAGTGTGTCATTTACAAGCATGAAGAGAAGCATTTGGAAGATGAGAGCGAATTTTATGATGTTGTTCATAAAATTAGGTGGAACAAGAACAATACACCACTTCATTGCTTGGCACATGCTCTAAATCCAAG GTATTATAGTGACATATGGCTTGAAGAGGATCCAAAGCAAGTTCCTCCACACAAGGATGAAGAGGTCACGAATGAGAGAAAGAAATGCTTGAAATGGTACTTAAATGATTCCACGGAGCGTACCAAAGCCAATATGGAGTATGCCAAGTTCTCAACTAAGGAGGGGTCATTTTCCGATGTTGATTCTATTGAAGATAGATATAATATGGATCCTCATAGTTGGTGGGTAATTCATGGTGCATCCGCCCCGATTCTTCAAACTTTGGCCTTGAAGATTCTCACtcaaccttcttcttcttcatgttGTGAGAGAAATTGGAGTACATACTCCTTCATCCATTCATTGAGAAGGAACAAAATGACCCCTCAACGGGCGGAGGACTTGGTGTATATTCATAGTAACCTCCGTCTTTTATCAAGGAGAAGTCCACAATATTGTAATGGGGTAACTTAG
- the LOC131298674 gene encoding pentatricopeptide repeat-containing protein At3g22470, mitochondrial-like has protein sequence MAQIGCFSFGSPMESGNYRKGNLLPPSSSHHHPSFSLHYQQSADPSSPLPAPTIIVQEKHLQPQSMRKKHDVGPNSLRGAEWSRGTHPDIVTLNIVINCYFRAKRVGFGFSLFGCLFKRGYVPNVSTLSFLLNGLISQDKTVEAVELFEKLVGKGKIRPHMGMCGRILNGLCKMGNTGMAIRFFRTLEKEGLKPDTMAYSMIIDRLCKDGMVDDALNFLVEMNSKGIRADIVTYTSLICGLCDCGKWNVATEILREMLDNDVSPNVRTFTVLVNALSKQGLTKEAEALFG, from the exons ATGGCTCAAattggttgtttttcttttggcaGTCCCATGGAATCTGGTAATTACCGAAAAGGTaatcttcttcctccatcatcCTCACACCATCATCCATCGTTTTCCCTTCATTACCAACAATCTGCAGACCCTAGTTCTCCTCTTCCTGCTCCAACTATCATCGTTCAAGAAAAACACCTGCAACCACAGTCGATGAGGAAAAAGCACGATGTGGGCCCCAATAGTCTCCGAGGAGCTGAATGG TCACGAGGCACTCACCCAGATATTGTTACCTTGAACATTGTAATTAACTGCTACTTCCGCGCGAAACGAGTTGGTTTTGGGTTCTCTCTTTTCGGGTGCCTCTTCAAACGCGGTTATGTGCCCAATGTTAGTACCCTTTCCTTTCTGTTGAATGGGCTTATTTCTCAAGATAAGACTGTTGAGGCCGTGGAGTTATTTGAGAAATTAGtcggaaaaggaaaaatcagaCCCCATATGGGTATGTGTGGACGTATTTTAAATGGCCTTTGCAAAATGGGAAACACCGGAATGGCTATTAGGTTTTTTAGGACGTTGGAAAAGGAAGGTTTAAAACCTGACACCATGGCATATAGCATGATCATTGACCGTCTTTGCAAGGACGGGATGGTGGATGACGCTCTCAACTTCTTAGTTGAAATGAATAGCAAAGGTATTCGTGCAGATATCGTCACTTATACATCTTTGATTTGTGGCCTCTGCGATTGTGGCAAGTGGAATGTGGCTACAGAAATTCtgagagaaatgttggataaTGATGTTTCACCGAATGTTCGTACATTTACTGTGTTGGTCAATGCACTTAGCAAGCAAGGGCTGACAAAGGAAGCGGAGGCGCTATTTGGATAA